From Streptosporangiales bacterium, the proteins below share one genomic window:
- a CDS encoding DUF397 domain-containing protein: MDELQKAELYDVDLTNATWRKSSFSNPHNCVEVALIAGGVAVRDSTNPQGDPLVFDNAEWRAFVRGAAAGEFA, translated from the coding sequence ATGGACGAGCTGCAGAAAGCCGAGCTGTACGACGTCGACCTGACCAACGCGACGTGGCGGAAGTCGAGCTTCTCGAACCCGCACAACTGTGTCGAGGTCGCGCTGATCGCTGGTGGCGTGGCGGTGCGGGACTCGACGAACCCGCAGGGTGACCCCCTGGTGTTCGACAACGCCGAGTGGCGGGCGTTCGTCCGCGGCGCGGCAGCAGGCGAATTCGCCTGA